A DNA window from Halorubrum sp. DM2 contains the following coding sequences:
- a CDS encoding acyl-CoA dehydrogenase family protein, which produces MELLDDSIVPERARDVKQEAREFADEYIAPNAEAYYESGEYPWEVLEAGMDAGLVAQDIGEEYGGKGFDLAQVLAIAEEFYRADAGIALTLQLASFGAEMVEDYGTEEQKEKYLRPVAENDQISGLAVSEPQTGSDLAGMTTKAEKVEGGYELTGEKYWVGNAVEADWLTVYAKTGESDDRYSNYTLFIVETDSDGYEAEHIPEKMGMRASKQGHIVFEDCFVPEENVVGSEGGGFYALADFFNHGRVIVGGHGLGLAAAAIEEAEAFIDEREAFGRTIDEFQAVQHTISDMRIGFESARALNWRACEKVADNDDAGYWAALAKTKSTEVATDCAEKGMKLHGGRSILTDRRIARVYRDVRIPVIYEGANDIQRNLIYRQSR; this is translated from the coding sequence ATGGAGTTGCTCGACGACAGCATCGTGCCGGAGCGCGCGCGAGACGTCAAACAGGAGGCCCGCGAGTTCGCCGACGAGTACATCGCCCCGAACGCCGAGGCGTACTACGAGTCGGGCGAGTACCCGTGGGAGGTGCTCGAAGCGGGGATGGACGCCGGACTCGTCGCGCAGGACATCGGCGAGGAGTACGGCGGGAAGGGGTTCGACCTCGCGCAGGTGCTCGCCATCGCCGAGGAGTTCTACCGCGCGGACGCCGGCATCGCGCTCACGCTCCAGCTCGCCAGCTTCGGGGCGGAGATGGTCGAGGACTACGGGACCGAAGAACAGAAGGAGAAGTACCTCCGCCCGGTCGCGGAGAACGACCAGATCTCCGGGCTGGCGGTCTCCGAGCCGCAGACTGGCTCCGACCTCGCGGGCATGACGACGAAGGCCGAGAAGGTCGAGGGCGGCTACGAGCTCACCGGCGAGAAGTACTGGGTCGGCAACGCGGTCGAGGCCGACTGGCTCACCGTCTACGCGAAGACCGGCGAGAGCGACGACCGCTACTCGAATTACACGCTGTTCATCGTCGAGACCGACTCGGACGGCTACGAGGCCGAGCACATCCCCGAGAAGATGGGGATGCGCGCCTCCAAGCAGGGCCACATCGTCTTCGAGGACTGCTTCGTCCCCGAGGAGAACGTCGTCGGCAGCGAGGGCGGCGGCTTCTACGCGCTCGCGGACTTCTTCAACCACGGGCGCGTCATCGTCGGGGGCCACGGGCTGGGGCTCGCCGCGGCCGCCATCGAGGAGGCGGAGGCGTTCATCGACGAGCGCGAGGCGTTCGGCCGGACGATCGACGAGTTCCAGGCCGTCCAGCACACGATTTCGGATATGCGGATCGGGTTCGAGTCGGCCCGCGCGCTCAACTGGCGCGCCTGCGAGAAGGTCGCGGACAACGACGACGCCGGATACTGGGCCGCCTTAGCGAAGACCAAATCGACCGAGGTCGCCACCGACTGCGCCGAGAAGGGCATGAAGCTCCACGGCGGCCGCTCGATCCTCACCGACCGCCGGATCGCCCGCGTCTACCGCGACGTGCGGATCCCGGTGATCTACGAGGGCGCGAACGACATCCAGCGCAACCTGATCTACCGCCAGTCGCGCTAA
- a CDS encoding MBL fold metallo-hydrolase, with protein sequence MATEIADGVWRFECRGVNAYLVFDDVPTLVDAGTPWDEEAIRRGLDEAGVAVSEIGRVLLTHYDLDHVGTLAALALGLDVPVRAHGFDAQVLRGARTPPLRNHKGLIQRLGRLLTDALDVDVEPVADGETLGSFTAYRTPGHTPGHVAYVSEGLGVGLLGDLVSESDGELSPSGWPISYDTDAVTASVRDLADRAPPFEVACVGHGDPLASGGGDALRRLAATL encoded by the coding sequence ATGGCGACCGAGATCGCGGACGGCGTCTGGCGGTTCGAGTGTCGCGGGGTCAACGCCTATCTGGTCTTCGACGACGTGCCGACGCTCGTCGACGCCGGCACGCCGTGGGACGAGGAGGCGATCCGGCGCGGTCTCGACGAGGCGGGCGTCGCGGTCTCGGAGATCGGTCGCGTCCTGCTCACCCACTACGACCTCGACCACGTCGGGACGCTGGCGGCGCTGGCTCTCGGCCTCGACGTGCCCGTCCGCGCGCACGGCTTCGACGCGCAGGTGCTTCGAGGAGCGCGGACGCCGCCGCTCCGCAATCACAAGGGGCTGATCCAGCGGCTCGGCAGACTCCTCACCGACGCGCTCGACGTCGATGTCGAACCGGTCGCGGACGGCGAGACGCTCGGTTCGTTCACCGCGTACCGCACGCCCGGCCACACGCCGGGTCACGTCGCGTACGTCAGCGAGGGGCTGGGCGTCGGACTGTTGGGCGACCTCGTCTCCGAGTCCGACGGCGAACTCTCGCCGTCCGGCTGGCCGATCAGCTACGACACGGACGCGGTGACGGCGAGCGTGCGCGACCTCGCCGACCGCGCGCCGCCGTTCGAGGTCGCGTGCGTCGGCCACGGCGACCCGCTCGCGTCGGGCGGCGGGGACGCGTTGCGGCGGCTGGCGGCGACGCTGTGA
- a CDS encoding DNA mismatch repair protein, whose protein sequence is MRLQDYWGIGPKTSERLTEALGTERAVAAIESADVRALVDAGLHRGRATRILRRANGEAGMDVLATGDARSVYDDLLTLAADAALTAHAADRIRVMTPLLDRDAVEDRLDRVVAARDAWADLDEADREVVEAAFDAYDEADGSDLAAVETAVALREAGLTAGPFADVGALDGDRLRDAADALADVRGSVDPAGGLDGDDIAIAAGADAELDRLRDQLAAARDLADSAFDVLESVRDGSLRDFEALEAATIDHVARETGVEPATVRATAPDEALDAADFVSATLRDLVVELEEAVDEREAAVAADVRERLGDDDGGADDGGDTTVARAAAAVSEAAFLLSLGRFAAENGHVRPTLVDDGIAVRGARNPFLAGEVQPVSYGVGSHSLADASGVASADAPPTGDRVSVLTGANSGGKTTLLETLCAVALLASMGLPVPADAAEVGTFDRIVFHRRHASFNAGVLESTLKSVVPPLVAEGRTLMLVDEFEAITEPGRAADLLNGLVTLTVDRGALGVYVTHLAEDLSPLPDAARVDGIFAEGLTNDLDLHVDYQPRFETVGKSTPEFIVSRLVANAGDRGVRAGFEHLAGAVGEEAVQRTLSDAEWTANDD, encoded by the coding sequence ATGCGACTCCAGGACTACTGGGGGATCGGCCCGAAGACGAGCGAGCGGCTGACGGAGGCGCTCGGGACCGAGCGGGCCGTCGCGGCGATCGAGTCGGCCGACGTCCGCGCGCTCGTCGACGCCGGACTCCACCGCGGCCGCGCGACCCGCATCCTCCGCCGGGCGAACGGCGAGGCGGGGATGGACGTGCTCGCGACGGGCGACGCGCGCTCCGTGTACGACGACCTCCTGACCCTCGCGGCCGACGCGGCCCTGACCGCGCACGCGGCCGACCGGATCCGCGTGATGACGCCGCTTTTGGACCGCGATGCCGTCGAAGACCGGCTCGATCGGGTCGTCGCCGCCCGCGACGCGTGGGCCGATCTCGACGAGGCGGACCGGGAGGTCGTCGAGGCGGCGTTCGACGCGTACGACGAGGCCGACGGCTCGGACCTCGCCGCGGTCGAGACCGCCGTCGCGCTCCGCGAGGCGGGCCTGACGGCGGGCCCGTTCGCCGACGTCGGCGCGCTCGACGGCGATCGCCTCCGGGACGCGGCCGACGCGCTCGCCGACGTGCGCGGGTCGGTCGACCCGGCCGGCGGGCTCGACGGCGACGACATCGCGATCGCGGCGGGCGCGGACGCCGAGTTGGACCGGCTGCGCGACCAGTTGGCGGCCGCGCGCGATCTCGCGGACTCCGCGTTCGACGTGCTCGAATCGGTGCGCGACGGGAGCCTCCGCGACTTCGAGGCGCTGGAGGCGGCGACGATCGACCACGTCGCGCGCGAGACCGGCGTCGAGCCGGCGACGGTGCGGGCCACCGCACCCGACGAGGCGCTCGACGCGGCCGACTTCGTGTCCGCGACGCTGCGGGACCTCGTGGTCGAACTGGAGGAGGCGGTCGACGAGCGCGAGGCCGCGGTCGCGGCCGACGTCCGCGAGCGGCTCGGCGACGACGACGGAGGGGCGGATGACGGCGGCGACACGACCGTCGCCCGCGCCGCCGCGGCGGTCTCGGAGGCCGCGTTCCTGCTGTCGCTCGGGCGGTTCGCGGCCGAGAACGGGCACGTCCGACCGACGCTCGTCGACGACGGGATCGCGGTCCGGGGCGCGCGTAACCCCTTCCTCGCCGGCGAGGTTCAGCCGGTGTCGTACGGCGTCGGCTCGCACTCGCTCGCGGACGCGTCCGGGGTCGCGAGCGCGGACGCGCCGCCGACGGGCGACCGCGTGAGCGTCCTCACCGGGGCGAACTCGGGCGGGAAGACGACGCTCTTGGAGACCCTGTGTGCGGTCGCACTGCTCGCGTCGATGGGACTGCCCGTGCCCGCGGACGCGGCCGAGGTCGGGACGTTCGACCGGATCGTCTTCCACCGCCGGCACGCCTCCTTCAACGCCGGCGTGCTGGAGTCGACGCTGAAGTCGGTCGTCCCGCCGCTCGTCGCGGAGGGCCGGACGCTCATGCTCGTCGACGAGTTCGAGGCGATCACGGAGCCGGGCCGGGCCGCCGACCTGCTGAACGGGCTGGTGACGCTCACCGTCGACCGCGGCGCGCTCGGCGTCTACGTCACGCACCTCGCGGAGGACCTCAGTCCGCTGCCCGACGCCGCGCGCGTCGACGGCATCTTCGCGGAGGGGCTGACGAACGACCTCGACCTCCACGTCGACTACCAGCCGCGGTTCGAGACGGTCGGGAAGTCCACGCCGGAGTTCATCGTCTCCCGGCTCGTCGCGAACGCGGGCGACCGCGGCGTCCGCGCCGGCTTCGAACACCTCGCGGGCGCGGTCGGCGAGGAGGCGGTCCAGCGAACGCTCTCGGACGCCGAGTGGACGGCGAACGATGACTGA
- a CDS encoding universal stress protein → MYSEILVPTDGSPASDAAIEHAIDLADRYDARLHALYVVDGGAYSSLEAGAEVVVDALESEGEEATRRVADAAADAGVDCVTTVTSGTAYQSIHDYVDEHGIDVVVMGTHGRKGLDRYLLGSVTERVVRTSDVPVLTVRQPTDE, encoded by the coding sequence ATGTACTCGGAGATTCTCGTTCCGACCGACGGCAGTCCGGCGTCGGACGCCGCGATCGAACACGCGATCGACCTCGCCGACCGCTACGACGCCCGACTCCACGCGCTGTACGTCGTCGACGGCGGGGCCTACTCCAGCCTAGAGGCCGGAGCGGAGGTCGTCGTGGACGCGCTCGAATCCGAGGGCGAAGAGGCGACGCGGCGGGTGGCGGACGCCGCCGCCGACGCCGGGGTCGACTGCGTCACGACCGTCACGTCCGGGACCGCGTACCAGTCGATCCACGACTACGTCGACGAACACGGCATCGACGTCGTCGTGATGGGGACCCACGGTCGGAAGGGACTCGACCGCTACCTGCTGGGAAGCGTCACCGAACGCGTCGTCCGCACCTCGGACGTACCGGTGTTGACCGTGCGACAGCCGACGGATGAGTAG
- a CDS encoding AMP-binding protein: MRDWLSHRVVSSPDDTALVRAEDGEAWSYTDLDRLVSETAGRLVAHGLGEGDRIGVLTPPYVGTVGLVHATMRIGATFVPLGEELTPREIAARIDRTDLDAVVCAEPTEPAATDAASRIDGVPVYSVDDPAGADVTGIHEVDPASLDPPEWSFEDPLCVLFTSGTTGEPKPVPLTAGNVYSSAVASGFRLGVESGDRWLVSLSLHHMGGLAPVYRSVLYGTTLVLREGFDAAGTADDIDAYDVTGVSLVPTMLRRMLDRRGTLSDSLRVVLLGGAPAPAELLERCRDYSIPVYPTYGMTEAASQITTATPRQTRDRIGTVGRPLFGTDVTVVDDDGDPADPGETGEIVVSGPTITPGYLAKGGGEADDEVDLNGIDPANLDRSEFGAYGLHTGDVGRFDESGYLHVLNRVDDRIITGGENVEPGEVADVIREYDEVDDAAVVGLDDDVWGERVAALLAVGDRLPSVADDAASTEGEASPEGGVTEPVAGTGAIGPASVDEAAFLAFARERLAGFKIPKTVAYVDELPRTVSGTVDREATRTALRERGADLRERVDADLETAGFEPADPAEPPDDPASQADESGETSDDGSDSAGDGPTGDEAADTPEAAEVDDIIENAEGGESDGGDGSGDSEGDGTNESDGIDERDEDDGTDENDEADGRA; this comes from the coding sequence ATGCGGGACTGGCTGTCACACCGCGTCGTCTCGTCGCCGGACGACACGGCCCTCGTCCGCGCCGAAGACGGCGAGGCGTGGAGCTACACCGACCTCGACCGCCTCGTCTCCGAGACTGCGGGCCGGCTCGTCGCCCACGGGCTGGGCGAGGGCGACCGGATCGGCGTGCTCACGCCGCCGTACGTGGGAACCGTCGGTCTCGTCCACGCGACGATGCGGATCGGGGCGACGTTCGTCCCGCTCGGCGAGGAGCTGACGCCCCGCGAGATCGCGGCCCGGATCGACCGGACGGACCTCGACGCCGTCGTCTGCGCGGAGCCGACGGAGCCGGCCGCGACCGACGCGGCGTCCCGGATCGACGGGGTCCCCGTGTACTCCGTCGACGACCCCGCGGGCGCGGACGTGACCGGGATCCACGAGGTCGACCCGGCGTCGCTCGATCCCCCGGAGTGGTCGTTCGAGGACCCGCTCTGCGTGCTGTTCACCTCCGGGACCACCGGCGAGCCGAAGCCCGTACCGCTGACCGCGGGCAACGTGTACAGCTCCGCGGTCGCCTCCGGGTTCCGGCTGGGCGTCGAATCCGGCGACCGGTGGCTGGTGTCGCTGTCGCTCCACCACATGGGCGGGCTGGCACCGGTGTACCGGTCGGTGCTGTACGGGACCACGCTCGTGTTACGCGAGGGGTTCGACGCGGCCGGCACCGCGGACGACATCGACGCGTACGACGTGACCGGCGTCTCGCTCGTCCCGACGATGCTCCGGCGGATGCTCGACCGCCGCGGGACGCTGTCGGACTCGCTCCGCGTCGTCCTGCTGGGCGGCGCGCCCGCGCCCGCGGAGCTGCTGGAGCGGTGCCGGGACTACTCGATCCCCGTGTACCCGACCTACGGGATGACCGAGGCCGCCTCGCAGATCACGACCGCGACGCCCCGACAGACTAGAGATCGGATCGGGACGGTCGGCCGGCCCCTCTTCGGCACCGACGTGACCGTCGTCGACGACGACGGCGACCCGGCCGATCCGGGCGAGACCGGTGAGATCGTCGTCAGCGGACCGACGATCACGCCGGGGTATCTGGCCAAGGGCGGAGGAGAGGCCGACGACGAGGTCGACCTGAACGGGATCGACCCCGCGAACCTCGATCGGAGCGAGTTCGGGGCGTACGGACTCCACACCGGCGACGTCGGACGGTTCGACGAGTCGGGCTACCTCCACGTGCTCAACCGCGTCGACGACCGGATCATCACCGGCGGCGAGAACGTCGAGCCCGGCGAGGTCGCGGACGTGATCCGCGAGTACGACGAGGTCGACGACGCCGCGGTGGTCGGACTCGACGACGACGTGTGGGGCGAACGGGTCGCCGCGCTCCTCGCCGTCGGCGACCGGCTCCCGTCGGTCGCGGACGACGCCGCGTCGACCGAGGGGGAAGCATCCCCCGAGGGCGGAGTCACCGAACCGGTCGCCGGAACGGGGGCGATCGGTCCCGCGTCCGTCGACGAGGCGGCGTTCCTCGCCTTCGCCCGCGAGCGGTTGGCCGGGTTCAAGATCCCGAAGACCGTCGCGTACGTCGACGAACTCCCCCGGACCGTCTCCGGGACGGTCGACAGGGAGGCGACGCGGACCGCACTCCGCGAGCGCGGCGCGGACCTCCGCGAGCGCGTCGACGCCGACCTCGAAACGGCGGGGTTCGAGCCCGCCGACCCGGCCGAGCCGCCGGACGATCCGGCGTCGCAGGCCGACGAATCCGGCGAGACGAGCGACGACGGCAGCGACTCGGCAGGTGACGGTCCCACCGGCGATGAAGCCGCGGACACCCCCGAAGCCGCTGAGGTCGACGACATCATCGAGAACGCGGAGGGGGGCGAAAGCGACGGGGGCGACGGCAGCGGAGACAGCGAGGGCGACGGGACCAACGAGAGCGACGGAATCGACGAACGGGACGAAGACGACGGAACCGATGAGAACGACGAAGCCGACGGCCGGGCATAA
- a CDS encoding glycoside hydrolase family 15 protein: MRLRTALTEHERRRGERYPAEHSMTAGAFTGDDGRLVHVGPDGTVHDCSYSLSGVGGADRLRMGITAGRGVRWFDDLETTRQHYDGDTPLVETEYDAGRYTIHQFDLVVSDTHLTHVELRGSPPADAELVAAYAFSPDMVEGRVGNMVHEAAGPADGGVVEVYHRTEHDFLTASTGLSNAHGQRLRTIPELLGEADDGFPHRGEIDRREDSRLTPDVVVRAPFERDGRTERVTLAGRAVVDRGDARDTGDDAKDALTDGIDRQRRIEAVSNIATAYPDADDLREAADGRGPSVPEDAPRRSVVASDLRALDLLTAESGARIAAPEFDPFYSTSGGYGYTWFRDEATVSTALLDASEELGLDADEELLATASFFCRTQDADGSWPHRVWADSGKVAPGWANARIEGANGTPGPNDQLDQPATVVAFLATLRREADLPAEWRDRIDETIADAVEFLLETTEDDGLPRRCQNCWENALGRFTHTGAEYLRAFAAVARAPVDEGLRADAADAADAALSGLDARWNPEAERFLQRASDEGSDARADASTFALATAAAEYAALIDDQSPADSDADSVSGGDAADDSAATDGAGSVESVEASEFDRFLDRVNTHVRRSIDALRRETAAVEGLVRFTGDDWRTAEQGAAKVWSIATLWGATAAATLAGVVKDRGGAAGPLFADARELYALCEPDGGFVNEAGLFAEQAFDDGDLDSATPIAWSHALRIDATVTLASHGELPVPHDRETGPEAAPHWTTGRKFGVGTPADYDADEPVPVWFTLTEGALTEARFPRIDVMNVRTFDFLVADPDSEYAVRSFNETGHVTATETVERTTEPAADDALAYVQTVRETGDGHGHTWSLSVEYAVDTDGTAILADVRFEGSREYDVYALVDATIANVGTDDRAERVAGEGGTHLLARKDDPDRDAGKLVDDAGEPFDPALALASGDGFDWASALAAGGEAAHALFGDGERAEESSEAVGNVVLAGLVGSGEAIADTVALGFAEDSDTAAALGEAEGALARGFDDAADAYAETWRAWLDGRELPDSVADDPDLAAQYRFALMTLAAVEDKAHDGAGIASPSVPWGETEYAAENRGYGYNFVWSRDLYQVFTALIEMDELERGADALAYLYNTQQDDDGFLPQNTYIDGRTRWGGEQMDNIGFPSVMAWQLYERGVTLDEAGYTYDQVGRSLDYIAENGPETAQERWEEEAGYSPSSIAAEIAGLVSGAALALAEADRRGETGPGDEDASGTAKSPDSLRADALAWLALADDWTARVEDWCATATGTDRHQETPYYLRITADGDPEAGRPRTIANDGPTYDEREIVDGGFLELVRLGIKPADDEAIRNSVSVVDDSIRVDTPHGAAWYRYVGDAYGEIAVGDPGAPWAGTGDGRGRLWPIFTGERGEYELRARADGPDAFGGTDDEKLEPETLLETMAGFGNSGLMLPEQVWDREHPTKYGWEFGEGTGGATPLAWSMAGFVRLAHGVDAGEPVETPTVVRDRYVERDRPAGPELTATAEFVEDAVVVAGETDAERVAVHTRSTSTLVTPDAGGDFEVDLDAATDADTVVVAAASDADFETAGTAVERIRL, from the coding sequence ATGCGACTGCGTACCGCCCTCACGGAACACGAACGTCGGCGCGGGGAGCGCTACCCGGCGGAGCACTCGATGACCGCCGGCGCGTTCACCGGCGACGACGGCCGACTGGTCCACGTCGGGCCGGACGGGACCGTCCACGACTGTTCGTACTCCCTGTCGGGGGTCGGCGGTGCCGACCGCCTCCGAATGGGGATCACCGCCGGGCGAGGCGTCCGGTGGTTCGACGACTTGGAGACGACGCGCCAGCACTACGACGGCGACACGCCCTTAGTCGAGACCGAGTACGACGCCGGCCGCTACACGATCCACCAGTTCGACCTCGTCGTGAGCGACACGCACCTCACCCACGTCGAACTCCGCGGCTCGCCCCCGGCTGACGCCGAACTCGTCGCCGCCTACGCGTTCTCGCCCGACATGGTCGAGGGCCGCGTCGGCAACATGGTCCACGAGGCCGCCGGTCCCGCCGACGGCGGCGTCGTCGAGGTGTACCACCGCACGGAACACGACTTCCTCACCGCCTCCACCGGCCTCTCGAACGCCCACGGTCAGCGGCTGCGGACGATTCCGGAACTCCTCGGCGAGGCCGACGACGGCTTCCCGCACCGCGGCGAGATCGACCGCCGCGAGGACTCCCGGCTGACCCCGGACGTCGTCGTCCGCGCGCCGTTCGAACGCGACGGGCGCACCGAGCGCGTCACGCTCGCGGGCCGCGCCGTCGTCGACCGCGGCGACGCCCGCGACACCGGCGACGACGCGAAAGACGCGCTCACCGACGGGATCGACCGCCAGCGCCGCATCGAGGCCGTCTCGAACATCGCCACCGCCTACCCCGACGCCGACGACCTCCGCGAGGCCGCGGACGGGCGCGGCCCGAGCGTCCCCGAAGACGCCCCGCGCCGGTCGGTCGTCGCGAGCGACCTCCGCGCGCTCGACCTGCTCACCGCCGAGTCCGGCGCGCGGATCGCCGCGCCCGAGTTCGACCCGTTCTACTCCACCTCCGGCGGCTACGGCTACACGTGGTTCCGCGACGAGGCGACGGTGTCGACCGCGCTGCTCGACGCGAGCGAGGAGCTCGGTCTCGACGCCGACGAGGAGCTGCTCGCGACCGCGAGCTTCTTCTGCCGGACGCAGGACGCCGACGGCTCGTGGCCCCACCGGGTGTGGGCCGACTCCGGGAAGGTCGCCCCCGGCTGGGCGAACGCCCGGATCGAGGGCGCAAACGGGACGCCCGGCCCCAACGACCAGCTCGACCAGCCCGCCACGGTCGTCGCCTTCCTCGCGACGCTCCGGCGCGAGGCGGACCTCCCGGCCGAGTGGCGCGACCGGATCGACGAGACGATCGCCGACGCCGTCGAGTTCCTCCTCGAAACGACCGAGGACGACGGGCTCCCCCGCCGCTGTCAGAACTGCTGGGAGAACGCTTTGGGGCGGTTCACCCACACCGGTGCCGAGTACCTGCGGGCGTTCGCCGCGGTGGCGCGTGCGCCGGTCGACGAGGGGCTCCGCGCCGACGCGGCGGACGCGGCGGACGCGGCGCTGTCCGGTCTCGACGCCCGCTGGAACCCCGAGGCGGAGCGGTTCCTCCAGCGCGCGAGCGACGAGGGGAGCGACGCCCGCGCCGACGCCAGCACCTTCGCGCTCGCGACCGCGGCCGCCGAGTACGCCGCGCTGATCGACGACCAATCTCCGGCCGACTCCGACGCCGACTCCGTGTCCGGCGGGGACGCGGCCGACGACTCCGCGGCCACCGACGGTGCCGGCTCGGTCGAGTCGGTCGAGGCGAGCGAGTTCGACCGCTTCCTCGACCGCGTCAACACGCACGTCCGGCGGTCGATCGACGCGCTCCGACGCGAGACCGCCGCCGTCGAGGGGCTGGTTCGGTTCACCGGCGACGACTGGCGCACGGCCGAGCAGGGCGCGGCGAAGGTGTGGTCGATCGCGACGCTGTGGGGCGCGACGGCGGCGGCGACGCTGGCGGGCGTCGTCAAAGATCGGGGCGGTGCCGCCGGCCCGCTGTTCGCCGACGCGCGCGAGCTGTACGCGCTCTGCGAGCCCGACGGCGGCTTCGTCAACGAGGCGGGGCTGTTCGCGGAGCAGGCGTTCGACGACGGGGACCTCGACAGCGCCACCCCCATCGCGTGGTCGCACGCGCTCCGGATCGACGCGACGGTGACGCTCGCGAGCCACGGCGAACTCCCGGTCCCCCACGACCGCGAGACCGGTCCCGAGGCGGCCCCCCACTGGACGACCGGCCGGAAGTTCGGCGTCGGCACGCCGGCCGACTACGACGCCGACGAGCCCGTCCCGGTGTGGTTCACGCTCACCGAGGGGGCGCTCACCGAGGCGCGGTTCCCGCGGATCGACGTGATGAACGTCCGGACGTTCGACTTCCTCGTCGCGGACCCCGACTCCGAGTACGCGGTCCGCAGCTTCAACGAGACGGGGCACGTCACGGCGACGGAGACGGTCGAGCGGACGACGGAGCCGGCGGCCGACGACGCGCTCGCGTACGTCCAGACGGTCCGCGAGACCGGCGACGGCCACGGGCACACGTGGAGCCTCTCGGTCGAGTACGCGGTCGACACCGACGGGACCGCGATCCTCGCCGACGTCCGCTTCGAGGGGAGCCGCGAGTACGACGTGTACGCGCTCGTCGACGCGACCATCGCCAACGTCGGCACCGACGACCGCGCCGAGCGCGTCGCGGGCGAGGGAGGGACGCACCTGCTCGCGCGGAAGGACGACCCCGACCGCGACGCGGGCAAGCTCGTCGACGACGCGGGCGAGCCGTTCGACCCCGCGCTCGCCTTGGCGAGCGGCGACGGCTTCGACTGGGCGAGCGCGCTCGCGGCCGGCGGCGAGGCGGCCCACGCGCTGTTCGGCGACGGCGAGCGCGCCGAGGAGTCGAGCGAGGCGGTCGGCAACGTCGTCCTCGCCGGGCTGGTCGGCAGCGGCGAGGCGATCGCGGACACGGTCGCGCTCGGGTTCGCCGAGGACTCGGACACCGCGGCGGCCCTCGGCGAGGCCGAGGGGGCGCTCGCGCGCGGCTTCGACGACGCCGCGGACGCGTACGCCGAGACGTGGCGCGCGTGGCTCGACGGTCGGGAGCTCCCCGACTCGGTCGCGGACGACCCTGACCTCGCGGCGCAGTACCGCTTCGCGCTGATGACGCTGGCGGCCGTCGAGGACAAGGCCCACGACGGCGCGGGGATCGCCAGCCCCTCGGTCCCGTGGGGCGAGACCGAGTACGCCGCGGAGAACCGCGGCTACGGCTACAACTTCGTCTGGTCGCGGGACCTCTATCAGGTGTTCACGGCGCTGATCGAGATGGACGAGCTCGAACGGGGTGCCGACGCCCTGGCGTACCTGTACAACACCCAGCAGGACGACGACGGCTTCCTCCCGCAGAACACCTACATCGACGGGCGGACCCGGTGGGGCGGCGAGCAGATGGACAACATCGGGTTCCCCTCGGTGATGGCGTGGCAGCTGTACGAGCGCGGCGTGACCCTCGACGAGGCGGGCTACACCTACGACCAGGTCGGCCGCTCGCTCGATTACATCGCCGAGAACGGTCCCGAGACGGCGCAGGAACGCTGGGAAGAGGAGGCGGGCTACTCGCCGTCGAGCATCGCCGCGGAGATAGCCGGGCTGGTATCCGGCGCGGCGCTCGCGCTCGCGGAGGCCGACCGGCGCGGCGAGACGGGCCCGGGCGACGAGGACGCGTCGGGGACCGCGAAGTCGCCCGACTCGCTCCGCGCCGACGCGCTCGCGTGGCTGGCGCTCGCCGACGACTGGACCGCGCGCGTCGAGGACTGGTGCGCGACCGCGACCGGGACCGACCGCCACCAGGAGACGCCGTACTACCTCCGGATCACGGCCGACGGCGACCCCGAGGCGGGGCGTCCCCGAACCATCGCCAACGACGGGCCGACGTACGACGAGCGGGAGATCGTCGACGGCGGGTTCCTCGAACTCGTCCGGCTCGGGATCAAGCCCGCCGACGACGAGGCGATCCGAAACTCCGTCTCCGTGGTCGACGACTCGATCCGGGTCGACACGCCGCACGGCGCGGCCTGGTACCGATACGTCGGCGACGCGTACGGAGAGATCGCGGTCGGCGACCCCGGCGCGCCGTGGGCCGGGACCGGCGACGGCCGCGGGCGGCTCTGGCCGATATTCACGGGCGAGCGCGGCGAGTACGAGCTCCGCGCCCGCGCCGACGGCCCTGACGCCTTCGGCGGCACCGACGACGAGAAGCTCGAACCCGAGACGCTCTTGGAGACGATGGCCGGCTTCGGCAACTCCGGGCTCATGCTCCCCGAACAGGTGTGGGACCGCGAACACCCGACGAAGTACGGCTGGGAGTTCGGCGAGGGCACCGGGGGGGCGACCCCGCTCGCGTGGTCGATGGCCGGCTTCGTCCGGCTGGCGCACGGCGTCGACGCGGGCGAGCCGGTCGAGACGCCGACCGTCGTCCGAGACCGCTACGTCGAGCGCGACCGCCCGGCCGGGCCGGAGCTGACCGCGACCGCCGAGTTCGTCGAGGACGCGGTCGTCGTGGCCGGCGAGACGGACGCCGAACGCGTGGCGGTCCACACGCGATCGACCTCGACGCTCGTGACGCCGGACGCTGGCGGCGACTTCGAGGTCGACCTCGACGCCGCGACCGACGCGGACACGGTCGTCGTCGCGGCCGCCTCCGACGCGGACTTCGAGACCGCCGGGACAGCCGTCGAGCGGATCCGGCTGTAG